From a region of the Besnoitia besnoiti strain Bb-Ger1 chromosome I, whole genome shotgun sequence genome:
- a CDS encoding ribosomal protein RPS3A (encoded by transcript BESB_008860), with translation MAIGKNKRMSKGKKGGKKKIGDPFLKKEWYDLKAPTLFNVRNFGKTLVTKSAGTKLAVDGLRGRIYEVNLADLNNDEDQGFRKIKLCCEDIQGRNCLTDFHGMDMTRDKICSLVRKWHSLIEAFVDVTTLDGYTLRMFCIAFTKRRPDQVKSTCYAQTSQIRAIRKKMMTIMSAEASKCQLRDLVKKFIPESIGKDIEHACKGIFPLQNVFIRKVKMLKKPKFDLTKLMELHGETEDVGRKVQAESGEAQNTLTAETKA, from the exons ATGGCGATCGGAAAGAACAAGCGGATGAGCAAGGGAAAGAAgggggggaagaagaagattGGAGATCCTTTCCTGAAGAAGGAGTGGTATGACCTGAAGGCTCCCACTCTTTTCAACGTCCGCAATTTTGGGAAGACTCTCGTCACGAAATCGGCAGGGACCA AGTTGGCGGTTGACGGGCTCCGTGGCCGCATTTACGAGGTCAACCTCGCAGATCTCAACAATGATGAGGATCAGGGCTTCAGGAAGATCAAGCTCTGCTGCGAAGATATTCAGGGGAGAAACTGCCTGACAGACTTTCATGGAATGGATATGACCCGAGACAAGATTTGCTCCCTGGTCCGCAAGTGGCACTCCCTCATCGAGGCATTCGTTGATGTGACGACCTTGGACGGCTACACCTTGAGGATGTTCTGCATCGCGTTCACCAAGAGGAG ACCAGACCAGGTGAAGAGCACATGCTACGCTCAGACATCCCAGATCCGTGCAATCCGCAAGAAGATGATGACCATCATGTCTGCGGAGGCTTCCAAGTGCCAACTGAGGGACCTGGTCAAGAAGTTCATCCCTGAATCCATTGGCAAGGACATCGAACACGCATGCAAAGGCATCTTCCCGCTTCAGAACGTGTTCATTCGCAAGGTTAAGATGTTGAAGAAGCCGAAGTTCGATC TCACTAAACTCATGGAGCTTCACGGTGAAACCGAGGATGTCGGCAGGAAAGTCCAAGCGGAGTCTGGCGAAGCGCAGAACACCTtgacagcggagacgaaggcctGA
- a CDS encoding hypothetical protein (encoded by transcript BESB_008870), translating into MAGRVMLFVCTFALLETAVGFRFQRFSRLVLIDTGSITGHAISLCSEHIPESASASTVCWSSCAETQSKATCNGQAETWQFVLQIPSKPFKEAAPGYEGCALNEKRFLCSLSETLNSQCTENAGTRHTRNLVLQQYLGCEGGTHRTRCRRRTQIESLTENLVVKPQRLPVE; encoded by the exons ATGGCGGGCCGTGTTATGCTTTTTGTGTGCACGTTTGCTCTACTGGAGACTGCCGTTGGATTTCGCTTTCAGCGGTTCTCGAGGTTGGTACT TATAGACACGGGTAGCATTACGGGGCATGCGATatctctctgcagcgagcaCATT CCAGAGTCGGCAAGTGCTTCGACAGTTTGTTGGTCGTCATGTGCGGAAACACAGTCAAAGGCAACCTGCAATGGCCAGGCTGAAA CGTGGCAGTTTGTCTTGCAAATTCCATCGAAGCCTTTCAAGGAAGCTGCTCCGGGTTATGAAG GGTGTGCTCTGAACGAAAAACGTTTCTTGTGCAGCTTGTCGGAAACCCTTAATTCCCAGTGCACCGAAAATGCTGGAACGAGG CACACGCGTAACCTAGTGTTGCAACAGTATCTTGGATGCGAGGGAGGGACGCACCGGACGCGATGCCGGAGACGCACACAAATCGAAAGCCTTACTGAAAACCTAGTTGTCAAACCGCAAAGGTTGCCAGTTGAATAG